In Gemmatimonadales bacterium, one genomic interval encodes:
- a CDS encoding UPF0158 family protein, whose amino-acid sequence MSEQVRIALGDILEGMEFQSDELTAYVNRLTGRVIIVSDEALRAAEQGTGDELGSEPAELADAKAILAGRDDYLPLPDRFEIDEYHMMVDFAARIQDPAGRAEVSDALHGSGAFRRFKDAVHRLGLADDWYAQRDRGYEQVARQWCEESGLALDAGIADA is encoded by the coding sequence GTGAGTGAGCAGGTACGAATCGCCTTGGGCGATATCCTAGAAGGTATGGAGTTTCAGTCTGACGAGCTCACGGCCTACGTGAATCGTCTGACGGGCCGAGTCATCATAGTGAGTGACGAGGCGCTCAGGGCGGCTGAGCAGGGGACGGGCGACGAACTAGGAAGCGAGCCGGCCGAGCTGGCGGATGCCAAGGCGATTCTCGCAGGCCGGGACGATTATCTTCCTCTTCCGGATCGGTTTGAAATCGACGAGTATCACATGATGGTGGACTTTGCGGCGCGCATTCAGGACCCTGCGGGCCGGGCAGAGGTATCGGATGCCCTACACGGGAGCGGAGCGTTTCGCCGTTTCAAGGACGCGGTGCATCGCCTCGGTCTGGCCGACGACTGGTACGCCCAGCGAGATCGCGGTTACGAGCAAGTAGCGCGACAGTGGTGCGAGGAGAGTGGACTGGCGCTCGATGCAGGAATCGCCGACGCCTAA
- a CDS encoding DUF2071 domain-containing protein, which translates to MTHSAPTRPFLTAEWRQLVMANFAVDPSVLAPHVPAGTLLDSCGGTTYASVVAFRFLGTRVRGIPVPFHRNFEEINLRFYVRRQHPEGVRRGVVFLKEVVPRWAIAAVARRVYHEPYIALPTRSTIEPPGRQGRTFAYGWRLASGWCALEASVRDAPALPAAGSVEEFIAEHYWGYNRQPDGSTMEYRVDHPPWKVWHATGSRFTCDVAALCGPAFERWLTAPPASVFVADGSPVTVYPGRRLT; encoded by the coding sequence CTGACCCACAGCGCGCCGACCCGCCCCTTCCTGACCGCGGAATGGCGGCAGCTCGTCATGGCCAACTTCGCGGTGGATCCGTCCGTGCTGGCGCCCCACGTGCCCGCCGGCACCCTGCTCGACAGCTGCGGCGGCACGACGTACGCGAGTGTGGTGGCATTCCGGTTTCTCGGCACCAGGGTGCGCGGAATCCCTGTCCCGTTTCATCGCAACTTCGAGGAGATCAATCTCCGCTTCTACGTGCGCCGCCAACACCCCGAGGGCGTGCGGCGCGGGGTCGTGTTCCTGAAGGAGGTCGTGCCGCGTTGGGCGATCGCCGCTGTGGCGCGGCGCGTCTATCACGAGCCTTACATCGCGCTTCCAACGCGCAGCACGATCGAGCCGCCGGGGCGGCAGGGGCGGACGTTCGCCTACGGTTGGCGCCTCGCGTCCGGCTGGTGCGCACTCGAGGCAAGTGTAAGGGATGCGCCGGCGCTGCCGGCCGCCGGCTCCGTGGAGGAGTTCATCGCCGAGCACTACTGGGGTTACAACCGACAGCCGGATGGCTCCACCATGGAGTACCGGGTGGATCATCCGCCGTGGAAGGTCTGGCACGCCACTGGCAGCCGATTCACGTGCGACGTGGCCGCGCTGTGCGGGCCGGCGTTCGAGCGGTGGCTGACCGCGCCGCCCGCGAGCGTATTCGTCGCCGATGGCTCGCCGGTCACCGTGTACCCCGGGCGGCGGCTGACTTGA